The proteins below are encoded in one region of Micromonospora sp. DSM 45708:
- a CDS encoding DUF5130 family protein produces MTVGEARPTTGTGTPPDVLDGPFSTRQLLRIDEALRLADQGTGLVFSVYVGGLDEPIREHAERLHRQLAEPDRSVLIAVSPNQRQLEIVTGKYARKRIPDTYAKLAALSMVASFGGGDLAGGVIQGLDQLASHAGKG; encoded by the coding sequence GTGACCGTTGGTGAAGCGCGGCCCACGACCGGGACGGGCACCCCGCCCGACGTGCTGGACGGGCCGTTCTCGACCCGGCAGCTGCTCCGCATCGACGAGGCGCTCCGCCTGGCCGACCAGGGCACCGGCCTGGTCTTCTCGGTCTACGTGGGCGGCCTCGACGAGCCGATCCGCGAGCACGCCGAGCGGCTGCACCGGCAGCTCGCCGAGCCGGACCGGTCGGTGCTGATCGCGGTGTCGCCCAACCAGCGGCAACTGGAGATCGTCACCGGCAAGTACGCCCGCAAGCGCATCCCGGACACGTACGCGAAGCTGGCCGCGCTCTCCATGGTGGCGTCCTTCGGCGGCGGCGACCTCGCGGGGGGCGTCATCCAGGGCCTCGACCAGCTCGCCAGCCACGCCGGCAAGGGCTGA
- a CDS encoding amidase: MAEPHDLTALEQAAAIRRGELSSLELVEHHLRRVDALGDTVGAFVTVTAERARAAARAADAVAVGEHGPLHGVPTAIKDLTLTAGVRTTFGSAAFADFVPPVDADVVRFLAGAGLVSLGKTTTSELGCSLYSEGRVAPPARNPWDLAYTAGGSSGGAAAAVAAGLVPVAQGSDGGGSLRIPAALCGLVGHKPSRGLVSGGPLGFGAFGLPTNGPLGRTVADVAALLDVLAQPAPGEPYLPPAAPAGGYLGVARAARPGRLRIGRFTTGMLADEPVHPDCVTAVDRAAALLADAGHDVVEVPAPLGPEVWPMFETVWYALALAPVPAGREGELLPLTRFLRERGEAVGAARLMAALGELQAQVRRGARRTAGCDLLLCPTLAAPQAPVGAFAALDPAEDFDRQRRFSPYCAVFNVTGDPSVSLPVGRTAEGLPVGVLLTGRYGDDATLIATAAQLEHCCGGWDQHPAIWRAVDSANVNITSEVGRGPS; this comes from the coding sequence ATGGCCGAGCCGCACGACCTGACCGCGCTGGAGCAGGCCGCCGCGATCCGCCGGGGCGAACTGTCCAGCCTGGAGCTGGTCGAGCACCACCTGCGCCGGGTCGACGCGCTCGGCGACACCGTCGGCGCGTTCGTCACGGTTACCGCCGAGCGCGCCCGAGCCGCCGCGCGGGCCGCCGACGCCGTGGCGGTGGGCGAGCACGGCCCGCTGCACGGCGTGCCGACCGCGATCAAGGACCTGACGCTGACCGCCGGCGTCCGGACCACGTTCGGCTCGGCCGCGTTCGCCGACTTCGTCCCGCCGGTCGACGCCGACGTGGTCCGCTTCCTGGCCGGCGCCGGGCTGGTCAGCCTCGGCAAGACCACCACCTCCGAGCTGGGCTGCTCGCTCTACTCCGAGGGGCGGGTCGCGCCGCCGGCCCGCAACCCGTGGGACCTGGCGTACACCGCGGGCGGGTCCAGCGGCGGCGCGGCGGCGGCGGTCGCCGCCGGCCTGGTGCCGGTCGCGCAGGGCTCCGACGGCGGTGGCTCGCTGCGCATCCCGGCCGCGCTCTGCGGTCTGGTCGGCCACAAGCCGAGCCGGGGTCTGGTCTCCGGCGGCCCGCTCGGCTTCGGCGCGTTCGGGCTGCCCACCAACGGTCCGCTCGGCCGCACCGTCGCCGACGTGGCGGCGCTGCTCGACGTGCTGGCGCAACCGGCGCCCGGCGAGCCCTACCTGCCGCCGGCCGCGCCCGCCGGCGGCTACCTCGGCGTCGCCCGCGCCGCCCGGCCCGGCCGGCTGCGGATCGGCCGCTTCACCACCGGGATGCTCGCCGACGAGCCGGTCCACCCCGACTGCGTGACCGCTGTCGACCGGGCCGCCGCGCTGCTCGCCGACGCCGGCCACGACGTGGTCGAGGTCCCCGCGCCGCTCGGCCCGGAGGTGTGGCCGATGTTCGAAACCGTCTGGTACGCGCTGGCGCTCGCCCCCGTTCCGGCCGGGCGGGAGGGCGAGCTGCTGCCGTTGACCCGGTTCCTGCGCGAGCGCGGCGAGGCGGTCGGCGCGGCCCGACTGATGGCCGCGCTCGGCGAACTCCAGGCCCAGGTCCGCCGCGGCGCACGCCGGACCGCCGGCTGTGACCTGCTGCTCTGCCCCACCCTGGCGGCCCCGCAGGCACCGGTCGGCGCGTTCGCCGCGCTCGACCCGGCGGAGGATTTCGACCGGCAGCGGCGCTTCTCGCCGTACTGCGCGGTCTTCAACGTCACCGGCGACCCGTCCGTTTCGCTGCCGGTCGGCCGGACCGCCGAGGGCCTGCCGGTCGGGGTGCTGCTCACCGGCCGCTACGGCGACGACGCCACGCTGATCGCCACTGCCGCGCAACTGGAGCACTGCTGTGGCGGATGGGATCAGCACCCCGCAATCTGGCGGGCCGTCGACTCCGCTAACGTGAACATCACAAGCGAGGTCGGGCGCGGCCCGTCGTGA
- the ctaJ gene encoding aa3-type cytochrome oxidase subunit CtaJ codes for MSVTETLVVFVGIPVAAVLVIAGLAAAGSRGHGGVAKRYRPGRPFDFTPVWFLGRPEQLADSAGTALTAGAQAPALTSHKQEQAGREAPAGGTGGASDRW; via the coding sequence TTGTCTGTTACCGAGACGTTGGTGGTCTTCGTCGGCATCCCGGTCGCCGCGGTGCTGGTGATCGCCGGTCTGGCGGCTGCCGGCAGCCGTGGCCACGGTGGCGTCGCCAAGCGCTACCGGCCGGGCCGGCCCTTCGACTTCACTCCGGTCTGGTTCCTGGGCCGTCCGGAGCAGCTGGCCGACTCGGCCGGCACCGCGCTGACCGCCGGCGCGCAGGCGCCGGCGCTGACCAGCCACAAGCAGGAGCAGGCCGGCCGGGAGGCGCCGGCCGGTGGAACCGGAGGCGCAAGTGACCGTTGGTGA
- a CDS encoding Uma2 family endonuclease: MAQPIYEWRPPERDWREQDLFSLPEDGNRYEIIDGSLHVAPPPGFAHQELADDLRMALRLTAPEGWRVIREAGLRAPGSNLIPDISVVKPNAPRDGLWLHAADVALVVEVESPSSRRHDRFTKPSVYAEAGIPHYWRVERGEFGPVIHRYQLTKGVHYDLVGTLGPDDPAQIDEPWPMRLDPSAWPR, translated from the coding sequence ATGGCACAGCCGATCTACGAATGGCGGCCGCCCGAGCGCGACTGGCGGGAACAGGATCTGTTCAGCCTGCCCGAGGACGGGAACCGCTACGAGATCATCGACGGGAGCCTCCACGTGGCTCCACCTCCGGGGTTCGCCCACCAGGAGCTGGCTGACGATCTGCGCATGGCGCTACGTCTCACTGCGCCTGAAGGATGGCGGGTCATCCGGGAAGCCGGTCTCCGCGCGCCTGGCAGCAATCTCATTCCCGACATCAGCGTGGTCAAGCCGAATGCCCCGCGCGACGGCCTGTGGCTGCACGCGGCCGACGTGGCGCTGGTGGTGGAGGTGGAGTCGCCGAGCAGTCGGCGGCACGACCGCTTCACCAAGCCATCCGTCTACGCCGAGGCCGGCATCCCGCACTACTGGCGGGTGGAGCGGGGTGAGTTCGGGCCGGTCATCCATCGCTACCAACTGACCAAGGGCGTGCACTACGACCTGGTCGGGACGCTCGGCCCCGACGATCCGGCGCAGATCGACGAGCCGTGGCCGATGCGGCTGGACCCCTCCGCCTGGCCCCGCTGA